A window of the Scylla paramamosain isolate STU-SP2022 chromosome 34, ASM3559412v1, whole genome shotgun sequence genome harbors these coding sequences:
- the LOC135089977 gene encoding uncharacterized protein LOC135089977 has protein sequence MTRPQEDPLKDSRKTQRRALEGSPGRPKEDPRETLKKKTKETPPGRRPGRPQEGPKKKTGRPTRKNPRKTQQDPRKDPRKYPRKDSRKTHRKTSRTPGRSQRAPPGRPQEDPQEDPPPQKDPKKTPGRSRKTPETSTRKNPKKTQERQPGRPQEYPKDTETPQLGPSEIPQDPTNPT, from the exons ATGACCAG ACCCCAGGAAGACCCCTTGAAAGATTCCAGGAAGACTCAGAGGAGGGCCCTAGAAGGATCCCCAGGAAGACCCAAGGAAGACCCCAGAgaaaccctgaaaaaaaaaacaaaggaaacaccTCCAGGAAGACGGCCAGGAAGACCCCAGGAAGGAcccaagaaaaaaacaggaagaccCACCAGGAAGAACCCCAGGAAGACCCAGCAAGACCCCAGGAAAGACCCAAGGAAATACCCAAGGAAAGACTCCAGAAAGACCCACAGAAAGACTAGTAGGACCCCAGGAAGATCCCAGAGAGCTCCACCAGGAAGACCCCAGGAAGACCCCCAGGaagacccccccccccagaAAGACCCAAAGAAGACCCCAGGAAGATCAAGGAAGACCCCAGAAACCTCCACCAGAAAGAACCCAAAGAAGACCCAAGAAAGGCAGCCAGGAAGACCCCAGGAATACCCCAAGGACACAGAAACACCCCAGCTAGGACCCAGCGAAATCCCACAAGACCCAACAAACCCAACCTAG